In Legionella sp. PATHC035, a genomic segment contains:
- a CDS encoding NADH-quinone oxidoreductase subunit J → MHELLVPIIFYVFAAIAVGAAFMVIIQDNPVRSVLFLVLTFFASAILWILAEAEFLALILVLVYVGAVMTLFLFVVMMLNIDIEVIKNHYKRYLPFGLILVALLTGLLMVSIPAGTFKSNVETQNNATESSQFLDVAQNNTAGQPLSNTEALGMVLYTDYLLAFEIAAALLLIAIISAITLVHRGPRKSKRQDVKQQILTSRNERVKLINMKAEK, encoded by the coding sequence ATGCATGAATTATTAGTTCCAATCATTTTTTATGTTTTTGCGGCTATAGCAGTCGGTGCTGCCTTTATGGTGATCATACAAGACAACCCTGTGCGTAGTGTTTTATTCCTAGTTCTTACTTTTTTTGCCAGTGCCATCTTATGGATACTTGCAGAGGCAGAATTTCTTGCCTTGATTCTGGTACTGGTTTATGTGGGGGCAGTGATGACCCTGTTCCTCTTCGTGGTCATGATGCTCAATATTGACATAGAAGTAATTAAAAACCATTACAAACGTTATTTACCTTTTGGCTTGATTCTGGTTGCGTTATTAACAGGACTGTTGATGGTATCTATCCCAGCAGGTACCTTTAAGTCCAATGTTGAAACACAAAATAACGCGACTGAAAGTTCTCAATTTCTTGATGTGGCACAAAACAATACCGCAGGACAGCCATTATCAAATACCGAAGCCTTGGGTATGGTTCTGTATACCGATTATTTACTGGCTTTTGAGATTGCCGCTGCATTGTTGCTTATTGCAATTATTTCTGCAATTACCCTGGTGCATAGAGGTCCGAGAAAGTCGAAGAGACAGGATGTGAAACAACAGATTCTGACAAGTCGAAATGAACGGGTTAAATTAATTAATATGAAAGCA